CATCCATGCTTTCTCATTCTCTGcgtgtgaattttttttacatgtcAGAACACAATAGAAAAATCGAGCAACAGAACACATACAAATAAACCGGTGTGGATTATTTTGTGCGATAATTACGCACGTACCCTTGATGATTTGTGGCTTTGGGAGCTTGAGGATGTAGTCACCGCCGATGGGGATGAGGTCCTTGACGAGCTGGAGCGGGAAGCGCTTGCGCATCTCCTCCAGTGCCGGGATGTTGGGAAGCTTGAGGCCGCCCTCGTAGAGCTTGACGATGTCCTTGAAGGAGTCGAACTCGCCGGGGGACAGGTCCACGTACGTGCGGATCGCGGGCACGATGCCGTCCACCAGCGCCTTGATGGTGTAGCCGAGGAAGTCCGACTGCTTGAGATGCCCAAACAGCTCGTCTCGCGGCACGTAGATGTTCTGCACCACCGGCAGCAGCCGGCTCTCATGGTCGGGCTCTGCGCATCACCATTGAGTGGATCGTTAATTAGCTTTTATTCGATGGTGCACAgcccagctagctagctaattgAACCGCGCGTACGCGCACGGGGAGAAAGAGGGAAGAAACAGAGCACGCACTTGTTTCCGAGGGCTTGCGGCCggtgcggcagcggcgagggtAGGGGAATTCCTTTGTGCCGCCGAGGATTTCACGGTTGTCGCCAAGGTCGTTGTAGACGTCGTAGCGGTAGACGCGGTCGTGCTCCTCGTAGGGACCCTGCTGGTCGTCGCCCCTCAGGTTCTGGAGCTCGTCCTCGCGGTACGGCTTCAGTGCCACCGGCATCTTACTTGGCAGGTACGTCTGCACACGCGCGTGTTATATATGTTGGAACTGAACATATATACTCTACCATAATTACAAGCATGGTTCGTGAACAAGTAGAGCTAAACTCACGTcgttggagaagaagacgcGGTTGTAGCGGTACATGCCCTGCGGATACACCCATGAGTtggcgacgaagacgacggTGCCGTGGCCGGGGACGTTGTCGAGGGTGATGGTCTTGAGGAAGAACTCCGAGGCGTGGTTGTTCTTGACGATGATGGCACCGGGAACGCCCATCTTCTCCACCGCCCAGTCGAACGTGACCCCGAACTTGGTCTCCCCAGCCGTGATGAACGGCAGCCTCGCCATATTCCACTGCTCCAGGCTCGCCTCCGCTCCTACCTTCCCCCGGTTCCCGTTATCTGCTCGCAATCGCATACGTATTACACACAAGGAATTAGCATGGTTTTGTAAGTCACAGACATCAAATAAGTACGGAAAGGAAAGGCCGATCGAGAGGGTGCTCACTGGGGTCGACGACGGTGGAGCTGATGAGCTGACAAGTGACGCCTCGGCCGAGGAACTCGGTGATGCCATCGACGAGGGAAGCGCTGAAATCGTTGAACTCGAGCACGTTCTTGCGCATCAGCACCACCGAACCCTTGAGCCGGCCATTCTTGAGCCCCCCGGTCAGGTCACCGAGGACATTCAGACCGCCGCCGAACATATTGGTTTATGCTTGTACTAAGGGTGAACTGTGCTACTATTTGGTAGTGCGGCTGGCTAGCTGTGGCGTGTGAGCTTGAAGAACAAGGAGGACGCTATTTATAGGCAGGTGAGACTGCGACGAACTTAGAGTTGAGCACTGTAGAGATGTTGGACTTTGGGGTCTACATTGGCCAATCTAGTTGATTATTAGGGCCGAGATCAAAACAAGATCTTGGTTGTACATTAGTAGTACTCCCTACCAGGGATGGAGCGCGTGGGCTGATTATTAAGGCCAACAACCAAGGCGAtatctctcttttcttttgaacgCTAACCAAGGTCCTCATATCTCAATTGTGCATAGCGTACGCGCTAGCCCGAGGTAGAATTGAAGGCCATGTAGATCAATGTGTTCTATCCTGTCTCTATTTTtacctctctcttttttgaacAAACTAATCTCCATTTTTACTTGGGTGTTGGAAAGCATGCCAATCAAGCCTCAAGTAGATAGCATCGGCTTGTGAAACAGTGGAGGTGATTAAACTCGAGATCAGCTGATTTAACGTTGTGTAGAAATGGAGATAATTTGAACGTTCGGCTGGATTTaacgttccaaaatataacatGTTCTATCTTTGTTCTaagacaaaaaaattaaaagttcaCCAAAGTTATATATTCCGTAACAATCTATCAtcatctacaactctaaattagtttcattaaatacatcatgatatatatcttcatagtatacttattattggatattgtagatattagtatatatatttttgtataaacttggtcaaattcTAAAAGGTTTGCcttaaaacaaaactagaacgtcttatattttgaaagaaacagaggaagtactTATGCTCAGTCTGCCGTTACTAATCTATGCTGTGCTGAATTTAGTTCATAATATATgtgaaaaaatacatataaaagCATAAAAGAAGTTGGTAAAACGGGTGGAACAAACAGGATTATTAGAATCTAATGAGATGCTAAACACAATCTTAAGCAGTGTTATGCCAGTAACTCGTGGCTAGTCCAAATTCTATGGTGGCTGGTCTGATTTGAACCAGGATgtacttcttttttcttagaaaCAATACGATGAACTATGAAACTGTTCATCTAAACCTTGGACTTTGTGAAACCATTTAACCTAAACCTAATACGTTTCTGCGAAAGgactttatttttttggttcACAAACCCAAAGaatatgaaaagaaaacatagatGTCAagaatgctactccctccgtccctaaTTAATTGACCCCggcttttttcaaaaaaaaaaccatgtaAATTCTTGAAGTAAACATGGCAAATCTAttagaaaacaaataaaaacaaaattttcatTTTGTCATGTAACTCTAGCCGCGCAATTTGCGCGGGTAACCACGCTAGTTTTTAATAATGGGACAAAAGATCTGGAtgttgccttttttttgttttctagaatATTTTCATCTAATAAGGCATAGAGCCAAACCGAAGATGGTACGAGTGCCTGGCTAGATACTTtatgatttcttttctttttcctcccaGTACATACCCTCCATTGTAAACACCAttgataaataaaaaatgacaCAGTGGAGACCTTTCCCACTGTTTTTGTGTcaaataataaataataaataataaaacacGGCGCATTGTATGCATTTATCTACGGTCGACTCTAGGTTACATGGAGAAAATCAACACCCATTTTACATTTGTAGATGTCCTTGCTGCTCACGCAGGTTTGAATCAGATAGTGTTCATTTTTTGATTTGTATCTCGAGCTTGGGATTAATATTTGCACCAATTTGTGCATATTAGTTTTCTCTTCGATCCCCAGATTGGTTGGTGGATCGAGTTGACCCGGATTTGTTGACGCACTGTTCttaattttcttcttgtgcagTTGTGTTAGAAATGAAAAACAATTTGGCGCAAGGGGCGTACGTACCCTTAATTTTCTCTCGACGATAGTGCCGATGATGATTAAAGTCGAGTAGAAAATAGACCATGCGATGCACGCACGTCTGTAGCATGCATCTACGTCGGGTCCCGGGACAGGGTATTCATCATCTGCTCCTCCGGTTCTTCACAAGCATCAACATGCCAAATGCCATGTTGCTGACATGATTGCGTCAGGCATAAATTGTTTCTTTCCTTCCGGCCGGCCCCCAACGGCAGATCGAGCGATCAtcataaattgcaacaaactAATCTGGCATCAGACGCATAAACAACgtttcaactttgactaaatttaaatgcatctatacactaagtcatgtttagatacattcaaattttgataaatttaagacatattttattggacggagggagtactccgtTTGTAAATCACGCCTGTTGTCATGCCTCTGTTTTTCAAAATATCTTGCAGCTGAACTACAAATTAACCTGTCTGCGATTGAACTAGCACTCGCTGTACGAAATATGCGGATCAAGCTCGGGATACCGAATAAGTCTTGCTGATACATTCCCCGAAAAAAAGGAAGCCTTGCTGATACATGCATTAAGTTCGAGGATAAAATAACTAGATGGACCACATTAATTAGCTAGCTGAACTTGGACTTGTGTGCACGATTGCCTTTCGCAAGAAACCTGGTATTTCCTCCTATCCATATTAAtcgtcaaaatattacatgtatctagacgctttttagaaataaatacatctatatttgagcaaatttgagataattaatatggatcggagggagtagtatagtCCAAAGTAGTGCTACTCCGTACGTTTGATTGCGTCGGTTAATTAGTTACTAAGCACTCTcacgattcataataagtgtctcaaatctaatacaactttgtataaaatctgaaacacttattatgaatcagaAGGAGTAAAATGTTACGTGTGCCTTGCGCGTCCTTAAATGGCGCCTCTTTGATTTGTTAAATTTTTTTGTTCCGTTCTCTGAATGTGTCTTTTTTCTcatgatttttgttgtttaGATTGATGTTAGCTAGGCACAACCCTGAAACCTTACTGGTTGCAAGGTAAAGAACTTTTTCTACAGTATTGAGATAACAATTTATCTATTTGGAAAACGTTATGTAATTGTTTTGCTACGGAACGTTCTGTTTCTCCCACTCCAAGGCCTTGTTAGCAGCGCGCAGCCCACCCGTGCGCTCTTCCCTTTGTCGCTTCGTCTTCCTCTGCTCGAGGACGCACGGAGACTGCTCCTCATCCCCAAATCTCTGATCCCCTCCTCatttccttctccttttcctcctcgCGCCTCACCTCCTCACCACCATGGCCAccttctctcctcctcgtctgcCACTGCCGCACCTCCGTGCCATCTGCCATACACGGTGGCACATGCGCAGCCTCCACACGGCACCCGCTCGCAGCTCCTCTACACACGACGGCAAAGGGGTAGGGCAACTCTATCCAGCGACGTCGGCCTCCCAGCCGCCATCCACCTTGAGATCAGGGAGGATTTTGCGGGCTCGTGGTGGTGACCGGCAACGGCAAGGGCTCGGATCGGGCCAATGCGGTCGGGTACGTGGACCCGGATGAGCACCTGAGTACAACCTGACCCACAGACAGACCGACGTCTACTCCTTCAGCGTCCTCCTCATTGAGCTTGTCACCCCCCCCTCCGAGCGCCACAACAACCTCAACCCCTATGCCACCACCAAATGGGTGAGGTATGATACGATGGTGTGGATTCTTACCTTGATGTGGTGCAGGTGTTGCAGAAGTACATAGTACAGAGGGGGCATATGCAGTGGTGGCCATGTACCTGAGGCTGAGGATGAGCCCGACATTGGCGGCAGCGACGGGCCGGGAGGATGTTGGTGCTGGCGGAGTGGTGCGTGACATGGGCGAGGAGGGAGTGGCCGCCGATGTGTGGCGGTGCAGGAGATAGCAGGAGCCGTGGCAGGAAGCaccagccgccaccgccaccgaaGACAGGAGCTCGGAATGGGTGAGTCGATGATGCCGAAACCGCGTTTTCAGGCCACCACACCATGCAGCATGTGGTTCTGAAAGTTAGATAATGTTTTGTAATGGTAATTCATACAGTTGTGGTCTCTGAATGCTTGTAGGTAATCGTCCTGGCACCAATATAGTTACCCACATGTTAATGTTACAATGATCATCATGTCACCAACTTAGTTAGTTCAGGTTAGAGTGATCATCCTGCCACCAATTTAGTTACCCATATCTTTTAGGTTACAATGATCATCTTACCACCAATTTAGTTACTCACATGTTTGGGCTGTAGTTATCACTCACCATTGATGTAGTCATCACCTGGCATTGGCGTACACATCCAATTGTGTAGGTTACTGTGATCTTCCTGACACTAAATTAATCAACAGTTCTGGCTATATTTATCAACCCAACATATAAGTAGTTACCCAACTCTTTATCACATGTTCAGGCTAAATAAACCCAACATAGATGTAGTTATCCAACATTTTAGGCTATAGTTAATTATCAACACAACATAGATGTAGTTACCCAACTATTGAGGATATACTTATCACTTTGATACCGATGTAGTATCTGACATTCGGGCTATAGTCATCAACCTAATAACATACATGTAGTTACAGAGCTGCTGAGGCTATACTTATCACCCTGGCAACAATTTAGTTCTCCAACAATTCAGGTTATAGTTACAACCCGACATTGATGTACGTGGGTTGGTAAGTTCATGCAGCGTTGTTGGTAACTTCGTGTACAGTGGTCTGGTAACTTCATGCATTGTATGACAACTTTTGTGCCATGTAGGTTTGTACTTGTAGGGGTGGTAGTTCTATCCACTCTCATTGGATGCAACTTTTGTGCACTGTGTGGGTTGGTGACAATAGGCACCGTGTGCCGGTAAGTCTATGTGTTGTATGTTGATAGCTTATGCACCATGTAGCTAGGTTTGTTTCTTGTAGGGTGGTAATTTTCTTCCCTCCTCATTGAATGCAACTTTCGTGCACTCATGGGTTGGTAACTATATGCCTCGTGTTGGCAAGTTCATGCATTGTTTGTTGGTAGTTTTTGTGGCCATATAGGTTTGTACTCTTTTGTGGTGGTAATTCTCGCCATCTCTACATGAATGCAACTTTTGTGTCGTGTGTATGTGGTTCGGTAACTTTATGAACCGTGGGTCGGTAACTTTATGCGCTACGGGCTGGTAATTTTGTCCATAGTTGGTTGGTAACTGTATGCACCATGTGTTGATAACTTCATGTATTCTATGTTGGTAGCTTTTGTGCCATGTAGTTTTGTACCGTGTGGGCGTGGTAAATCTGTCCCCGCCCATGGAATGCAACATTTGTGCATTGTGTGGGCTTGCATCGGAAACTTCATGCCCCACGTGTCGGTAACTTCATGCCATACAAGTTGGTGACTATACACATTGTGTGGGTAAGTTCATGCACTATGTGTCGGTAGCTTTTGTACCATGTAGGGGCCGAATTTCTACCCTGTGGGGGTGCTAAATCCGTCCCCTCTTTTCGAATGCAACTTTTCTGTACTGTATGGAGTTGGTAACCTTATGCAATGTGGTTTGTTGTGCTCATGGAGTTATTGATCTAGTCGGGGTACAATTGCCACTTGTCGTCATAGCACTAGTATTATTACCTAGCTTTCTGGCAACGGTTACCATAATAGGACTAATATAGTTACATGGATTTTCAGGGTACATGTATCACCATAACAACGACATAATCTAGTTATATAGCCCGTAACTATTAGTGAACGATCTGATAACTCAAATATTATTGGTTGGTAACTTCTAAACTGGTAAAAAAAGTTATCGATACATACCCAACTGAGATCTAGTTTTGTAGCCCTCGTCGTGATGATTTCAACAATGAAAACGGATCATAAATCAGGTGTGGATTTAAAAGTTAAAACATTTCAAAGTTTCAAGCAAAAAAGAATCTTTGCTGACATCATCAATTTTGgtttacatgcatgcatgcatgcacgggtAGCAACGGAGAGGACAAAGTTATTTAACTCTGCATGCAATGATCACCGGACTGGTATGGTGCTCGGTCGACAGCCTGTTCACAACGTGTACCCATCCCGCCTCGCGCTCGCGTGCTTCGCTCGCTTCGGCTCGCCCATGGATCGTTCGGTACCTACGTTAGTTACATAACGGTTGCCAAATAGTCAAGTCCTAATGTCTTAAGAGAACTATGAAAAATAGATTGAGTGTGGTTCACTTAAATATAAGAATAATGTAGGCATCATGTCTGGATACAATTACAAAACAAGGGTCCGCCGGATTAATTGCCGGTTTTTTAATTGCATTTTTAGCCTTTTATATGCCATATGGTGCTTTTGAATAGATAAATTTGATGAATTTGAACTTGAATCAAACAGAGGATTACCAATGCCCAAAACTAAAGATCCATGTTGAGAGAGGGTGAAACCACAACATTCGCTTTATTAATTATTGGGGAATGAAGGGAATTTTACATAGTGGTACATTCAGCTTTATGTAGTAGTAATTGCTTCTCGCACGACCCTCCCTTCCTATTATGATCCAACAGGGCACACCATTGTGAATACGTTATTTCATAACTTACTAGTTGGTTCAACACTCCAAGCGCGTGCACTGGCACTCTATAGGTCGATGGGTACATAGTGCATGCAGTTACCAATAACCTTCTCAGATGGAGATGCTGTTGGGGATGCCTCTGGCTGTGAGCCCGGCGGCGTCGCCCTTGAGGTCTGAGGTGTTGGGGTACAACAGTGTGTATGGAAACTTGGCTGGGCCGACGCGGTTCTTGAGCTTGGGGTTCGCGTTCATGGCCACCACCTGCGTCTCGATGCTCTCCAGCCTCGCGCCGAACCGCTTGAATGCCTCCAACGCTTTTGCATCAGACGTCCATTCCGGCGTGTCACGCTGACCGAGGTAGATCTCATCAGAGGAGTGCTTGGAAAGGATCTCCAGCAGCGAAATGCCGATAATGGCCTGCAGCTGGTTGGTGATTGTGCGGATGAACACCTTCTCTGGCTCGCGCTCCAGCAGCGCGTACTCCTCGCTGCCTGgcttcggcatcggcttcCGGCTCGCTGAGGGCTTGTTTGGGTGGTAGCCAGCGTAGGGATACTGCCCGAAGTTGACGGCGGCGTGCAGGGCCGACCCGGTCCAGATAATGGTGGCACTGGCCTTAACCAGCTCCCCCACTGTCTGCATCTTGGGCCACCACggcgcgtccttgaggtcgccaTGGCCCACCTCACGCACCTCCTTCCACCATGCCTGCAGCTCCACGTCGCCCTGGAGCACGGCATCGCTGGGGTAGTAGATGGCCAGGTACTCCGCTGCCCACTGCTCAATAGCGGTCCACACGGCCAGCCCGTCCGCCGCATACGGGTAGTCCTCGAGCAGCAGCCGCACCTTGTGCGGGCTTGACGCGTCCGGCACCGCCATGCCCCTCTTGATCAGATcctcggggagcgcctgctgGGTGAAGTTCCAGTTACTGTAGGCGACAGACGACATCCCCATCGCGTACTTGCGCGGGAAGACGGTCATCTCGATGATCCCGCCTGCGTTGATGAGCAGCTCCCGTGCCCGGGCGTTGATGTTCATCGTGTCGCGGTAGTGCGGGTGCAGGAGCTTGTGCACCGGGTGGGTGACGCTCAGCTGTCGGCTTGTGGCGATGACGAAGGGCTCCATGACGGCGTGGGTGTTGAGCCAGTGGCTAATCAGCTGGTGCCACCCGTAGTCATTCACGGCCACGTAGGCCTTGGCAAGCTGCCACACCCACCCCTCCACGCCGGTCGAAGCCGGCGTGTACACGGTGCTGTCCGGCGTGGTCAGGCCGCCCTGGAGCAGGGGCGAGCTTAGCTCGATGGCCACGGGCGCGAGCGTGCCGTCGCCTCGCAGGAAGAGCAGGGTCCTGGTCGCATAGATGTAGCTGCCGTCGAGGTTGTTGATGTTGACCAGGAACGGCATCAGGTTGTCGTGTTGGTCAACGATGTACAACCTGTTGCCGTCGAGTGCCTGTTGCACGGTGAGGCCCTCGAGGCTGTTACCGATGTGCGCCTCGGTGATAGTGCTGGTGTGGTCGCCGTACTTGCTGGGGTCAAGAGTACTCTTCGGAGGGAACTCCTGGTGTGCAATGGATTAATCTTACAATTAGTTCTCTTGTCAGCGAGTAATCTTGATTAGCCAATTTTCATTCATGTACACAACAGTGGTCGAACCGTTCACTCACCGTCAGACGTTTGATCATCATCGGGTTCACGCCGGCGAGCATCTCCCTCGCGAACTCGTCATCAGTCATCCATGCTTTCTCGGTCTCTGCGCGTCAACAGTTAACATGTCAGAGCAGACACAAAAATAAGTTGGAGCAACAGAACACGTACAAATAAACAGGTGTGAATTATTTAGTGCGGAGCAGAGATGGCCATAATAATCAGTCGGTTATGCTAATTACGTACCCTTGATGATTTGTGGCTTTGGGAGCTTGAGGATGTAGTCACCGCCGATGGGGATGAGGTCCTTGACGAGCTGGAGCGGGAAGCGCTTGCGCATCTCCTCCAGTGCCGGGATGTTGGGAAGCTTGAGGCCGCCCTCGTAGAGCTTGACGATGTCCTTGAAGGAGTCGAACTCGCCGGGGGACAGGTCCACGTACGTGCGGATCGCGGGCACGATGCCGTCCACCAACGCCTTGAGTGTGTACCCCAGGAAATCCGACATCTTGAGATGCCCGAACAGCTCGTCCCGCGGCACGTAGATGTTCTGCaccagcggcagcagccggCTCTCGTGGTCTGGCTCTGCTTGCAACAAGTCCATCGTCAGCTATATCGTTCAGGTAGTACTAATTGTTCCACTCAGGAGAAAGTGGAAATTAACGGGGCACGCACTGGCATCAGAGGGCTTGCGGCCGgtgcggcagcggcgtggGTAAGGGAATTCCTTGGAGCCCCCCAGGATGTCGCGGTTGTCGCCAAGGTCGTTGTAGACATCGTAGCGGTAGACGCGGTCGTGCGCCTCATAGGGCCCCTGCTGGTCGTCGCCCCTCAGGTTCCGGAGCTCGTCCTCGCGGTACGGCTTCAGAGCCGCCGGCATCTGGCTGGGCAGGTACGTCTGCGCGCACACGCATCATTGCATTCCATCAAAATGAGTGACCAAAGCAAGCGAAATGCCGTTCCTccttcatttttatttttgttattaAATTAAAGGGTACGTGGCGGATCGatggaattaaaaaaaaactcacgtcgttggagaagaagacacGGTTGTAGCGGTACATGCCCTGCGGGTAGACCCATGAGTtggcgacgaagacgacggTGCCGCGGCCGGGGACGTTGTCGAGGGTGATGGCCTTGAGGAAGAACTCGGAGGCGTGGTTGTTCTTGACGATGATGGCACCGGGAACGCCCAGCTTCTCCACGGCCCAGTCGAAGGTGACCCCGAACTTGGACTCCCCTGTCGTGATGGACGGCAGGCTCGTGATCCACTGCTCCAGGCTCGCCTCCGCTCCCACCTTCCCCCGGTTCCCGTTGTCTGCACACGTTATATTATTATACGTGCATATGCGTCAGTACATATAAGTCAGAGTTCAAGCCCGGGAAAAAGAGAAGGCCGCCAGGCGTGGGATGGCTCTCACTGGAGTCGACGAAGGTGGAGCTGATGAGCTGACAGGTGACGCCGCGGCCGAGGAACTCGGTGATGCCGTCGACGACGGTGGCGCCGAAGTCATTGAAGTCTAGCACGTTCTTGCGCATCAGGACGACAGACCCTTTGAGCTGGGCATTCTTCAGCCCCCCGGTCAGGTCGCCGATGATATTCAGACCACCCCCAAACATCTTCGTTTACGTTAAATGGTGCTTCTACCAAAAGGGAACTCTGCTAGTAGTGGCAGTGTGGTGTGTGAGAGCTCGGGGCGCATAACCAGCCTATTTATAGATGGACGGAAGCTGGTCACAGTGCAGGGTAACTTAGAGTAGTAACAAAAACATGTTACTGCTCTCtcctcattaataacatgCCACGTCACCAAATTTACTTAGTTGGCACTTATGTTACCACCTTTGTTACTTCTGATTCTGGGTCTACACGTGACAATAGATTTTATTAGTAGGGCAGAGAGATCAAGATAAGATCATGATTGTACTGTGTACACGTAGCAGGGATGGTGATCGATGGAGCGCGTGCATGGGCCTGATTTTTAAGGCAAtcaggacaagatctcatctcAGCTACCTGTGATATAGCGTGCTAGGGATCGACGGACAGTACAGGGCGCGCGGTAGAACACAAGACCGAGAAATATATTTCACCTGCACACTTGTGTTTTGTACCTTGAGTGTTAGCGATTTGTCGGACGGAATTGTCAAGGAAAAAGAGCACTCTTCTGCAGCTCACACGCGCCGATCCGTGTGCCACGGCGACAGCCCTAGCCTGCGCGTCGCGCCGCGAACGTGTGCGCTCGTGCAGCCACCTACCGCGAGTCCGCGACGGCGACCAGACGTGCTCCCGGCCGCACGACCGGGGCCGACTCGTGCTGCATGCGCTCGCGGCGCGGGGTGTCAGAAATATTTAAAATACTTAAAACTCTGCGCTCCCGCAGTGGCCACGTCATGTGTAGGTGAAGATCGCTTCTGATCGACAGTGGCCGTTGGATCGACCGAAAACTGATCTGGCGGGGACACGTACACCAAATGCATGCCTGCAATTCTGTCCTACCGTGAAATCCGGGGTGACATACGGGCCCGCGTGCGCGGCCACATCGTCAGCAGCAGTCAATGTGCGACCAACCAAATCGGTCTGCCGTATTAGTAGTTGATGGCATCTTCCGAGTAGTGCATATACATAATTTTTATTGAATTGAGAAATATTTTCCATAAGACTATTTAGTTATTTATACGCCTCAACCATGCAATGCATGCCTGTTTTACACCACAGCTGAGAGGAGTACATCGATGTATATAGAGAGGTCAGGGCAATGTGCTGCAACAGCACACAGTGCAAATGGAGCAGGAACAAAAATGACGAAATTCGAAACAGATGCATGATAACTATCTTGTGGAACAATAGAGTAGTTGCGCAATCAAGGGAGTACCATAGTAAGATGAGTGATTACAGGGTGTAAGATTCCAACTTATTTTCTTGTTCATTGGATCACTTATGTATGTTTGGATCGATCGATTGGATTATACttgtattttaaaaaaatattcgaaaaggaggacatGATTGGATTATACctgtattttaaaaaatattcgaaaaggaggacatGTCCCCGCCTCCCGGGTGACCTATACTATGAGATCTAAGGTAAttaatttgtctaaaaatggacgtGTCTATATACCAAAATACGTTtagatgtaatattttggcacttaatatgggagagagggagtagtatacaTGTTTAATTTATAGGGGGCTGCCACCCATGTGATGGATGACACACTTAACTGATACACAAGAAGATAATTACCCAGATGTTCTCATCCCTCATGGCTGTAATAATCAAATActcctctgtttcataatttttgtctcaaatttgaccaaaaaaaaagaatgtatttattcccaaaaagtgtctagatacatgtaatatttgacaagaattatgaaacggagggagtacatcctTAGTCCTTGCAAATTGAGAATCACATCATGGCCTACTTGCGGTTGTCGCTTTTTGACGCGACTTATTTGTATtaaaaaacatgattttttttttcttcgaaaagga
This is a stretch of genomic DNA from Brachypodium distachyon strain Bd21 chromosome 1, Brachypodium_distachyon_v3.0, whole genome shotgun sequence. It encodes these proteins:
- the LOC100833634 gene encoding linoleate 9S-lipoxygenase 2 → MFGGGLNIIGDLTGGLKNAQLKGSVVLMRKNVLDFNDFGATVVDGITEFLGRGVTCQLISSTFVDSNNGNRGKVGAEASLEQWITSLPSITTGESKFGVTFDWAVEKLGVPGAIIVKNNHASEFFLKAITLDNVPGRGTVVFVANSWVYPQGMYRYNRVFFSNDTYLPSQMPAALKPYREDELRNLRGDDQQGPYEAHDRVYRYDVYNDLGDNRDILGGSKEFPYPRRCRTGRKPSDAKPDHESRLLPLVQNIYVPRDELFGHLKMSDFLGYTLKALVDGIVPAIRTYVDLSPGEFDSFKDIVKLYEGGLKLPNIPALEEMRKRFPLQLVKDLIPIGGDYILKLPKPQIIKETEKAWMTDDEFAREMLAGVNPMMIKRLTEFPPKSTLDPSKYGDHTSTITEAHIGNSLEGLTVQQALDGNRLYIVDQHDNLMPFLVNINNLDGSYIYATRTLLFLRGDGTLAPVAIELSSPLLQGGLTTPDSTVYTPASTGVEGWVWQLAKAYVAVNDYGWHQLISHWLNTHAVMEPFVIATSRQLSVTHPVHKLLHPHYRDTMNINARARELLINAGGIIEMTVFPRKYAMGMSSVAYSNWNFTQQALPEDLIKRGMAVPDASSPHKVRLLLEDYPYAADGLAVWTAIEQWAAEYLAIYYPSDAVLQGDVELQAWWKEVREVGHGDLKDAPWWPKMQTVGELVKASATIIWTGSALHAAVNFGQYPYAGYHPNKPSASRKPMPKPGSEEYALLEREPEKVFIRTITNQLQAIIGISLLEILSKHSSDEIYLGQRDTPEWTSDAKALEAFKRFGARLESIETQVVAMNANPKLKNRVGPAKFPYTLLYPNTSDLKGDAAGLTARGIPNSISI